From the genome of Muricauda sp. SCSIO 64092, one region includes:
- the galE gene encoding UDP-glucose 4-epimerase GalE produces MKTKVLITGGTGYIGSHTAVTLIEAGYEVILIDNLSNSSENVVSRIGTITKVKPELEVIDLAKMEQCATVFKRHQDAKAIIHFAALKAVGESVKKPLEYYSNNIGSLTNTLICAKKNGIDKFIFSSSATVFGEPDSIPITEDALRKRPFSPYGNSKKVSEEIMEDLVASESAVSITSLRYFNPIGAHDSGELGELPSGVPNNLMPYITQTATGIREKLWVYGDDYPTRDGIPIRDYIHVVDLAEAHLSAMERLLKEENEEPMEVFNLGSGVGYSVMEVIHAFETTTGQKLNYEITHRRNGDVPQLVASSELAYKKLDWKPKRNLSEMVGSAWAWEKKIRNTKN; encoded by the coding sequence ATGAAAACAAAAGTACTCATAACGGGCGGTACTGGGTACATTGGCTCACATACAGCCGTAACGCTCATTGAAGCGGGATATGAAGTTATTTTAATCGATAACCTTTCCAACTCTTCTGAAAACGTGGTTTCCAGAATTGGGACAATTACAAAAGTAAAACCAGAGTTAGAGGTCATTGATTTGGCCAAAATGGAACAGTGCGCAACAGTTTTTAAAAGGCACCAAGATGCCAAGGCAATTATTCATTTCGCCGCACTTAAAGCCGTAGGTGAATCCGTCAAAAAGCCACTTGAATACTATAGCAATAATATAGGTTCCCTGACAAACACCCTTATTTGTGCAAAGAAAAATGGTATAGACAAATTTATTTTTTCATCTTCTGCAACCGTATTTGGAGAACCTGATTCCATACCTATTACAGAGGATGCCCTAAGAAAAAGGCCTTTTTCACCTTATGGCAATTCAAAAAAGGTTTCTGAAGAAATTATGGAAGATTTGGTTGCCTCTGAAAGTGCTGTTTCCATTACTTCCTTGAGGTACTTTAACCCCATTGGTGCGCATGATTCCGGGGAATTGGGGGAACTTCCCTCCGGAGTCCCAAACAATCTTATGCCATACATTACGCAAACCGCAACCGGCATTCGTGAAAAGTTATGGGTCTATGGAGATGATTATCCGACACGGGACGGCATTCCTATTAGGGATTATATTCATGTAGTTGATTTGGCGGAGGCCCATTTGAGTGCAATGGAAAGGCTTCTAAAAGAAGAAAACGAAGAACCAATGGAAGTTTTTAATCTAGGATCTGGAGTAGGGTATTCCGTAATGGAAGTTATACATGCTTTTGAAACCACGACAGGTCAAAAGTTAAATTATGAAATAACCCATCGTAGGAATGGTGATGTTCCTCAATTGGTTGCATCGTCTGAACTCGCCTATAAGAAATTAGATTGGAAACCAAAACGGAATTTATCGGAAATGGTTGGTTCCGCATGGGCTTGGGAGAAAAAAATAAGAAATACGAAAAATTGA
- a CDS encoding hydroxypyruvate isomerase family protein, whose translation MESKERRSAIKKIIATSGTIVLGDVMKGSIDQTKTSKKMEIKKLKENINHAVCKWCYPDIPLDEFSEKAKDIGIKGIDLLRPDEWHVAKKHGLICSMGTDFFASIKRGFNDKGNHASLISNYEGLIKKAADNGIQQVIVFSGDRKGINDDEGWDNCAKGLEPLVKLAEKLGVTLTMELLNSKVNHKDYQCDHTLWGVELVNKIGSPNFKLLYDIYHMQIMEGDIIATIQNYHDYFSHYHTGGVPGRNEINDSQELNYTAIMEAIQKTGYTGFVAQEFIPTYEDKMVALAEGIRICDV comes from the coding sequence ATGGAATCAAAAGAAAGACGTTCGGCCATAAAGAAAATCATAGCAACTTCCGGTACCATCGTTTTGGGAGATGTAATGAAAGGGAGTATTGACCAAACCAAGACTAGCAAAAAAATGGAAATCAAAAAACTAAAAGAAAATATAAATCATGCCGTGTGTAAATGGTGCTATCCAGATATTCCTTTGGATGAATTTTCAGAGAAAGCCAAAGATATTGGCATTAAGGGTATAGACCTGTTAAGACCCGACGAATGGCATGTGGCAAAGAAGCATGGACTTATTTGTAGCATGGGCACGGACTTCTTTGCCAGTATTAAACGTGGTTTTAATGATAAGGGGAACCATGCTTCCCTTATTTCCAATTATGAAGGTCTTATCAAAAAAGCAGCTGACAATGGGATCCAACAAGTAATCGTATTTTCTGGTGACCGAAAGGGAATAAATGATGATGAAGGTTGGGACAACTGTGCTAAAGGATTGGAACCATTGGTTAAATTGGCAGAAAAGCTGGGCGTGACCTTGACGATGGAACTATTGAACAGCAAGGTGAACCATAAAGATTATCAATGCGATCACACGTTGTGGGGGGTTGAACTGGTCAATAAGATAGGCTCTCCAAACTTTAAATTGCTTTATGACATCTACCATATGCAAATCATGGAAGGTGATATCATTGCTACGATACAGAATTACCATGATTACTTCTCACATTATCATACAGGAGGTGTTCCCGGTAGAAATGAAATCAACGATTCGCAAGAATTGAATTACACGGCCATTATGGAGGCTATACAAAAAACAGGTTATACAGGTTTTGTGGCACAGGAGTTCATTCCTACCTATGAAGATAAAATGGTGGCTTTGGCAGAAGGTATACGAATATGTGATGTATAA
- a CDS encoding UDP-glucose--hexose-1-phosphate uridylyltransferase, which produces MNAQLQDYSHKRYNILTQEWVLVSPHRAKRPWQGQEEEVINDVLPSHDPNCYLCAGSTRANGMTNPDYQDVFIFNNDFAALQEKAHLGTVREGLLWAEGERGICRVVCFSPDHNKSLAQMTVFEITKVVKAWKREYKELGSRDFINYVQIFENKGAIMGCSNPHPHGQIWGQSTLPNEVVKKNHSQRIFFAENQESLLQTYLGQELEKNERIIYENDGFVILVPFWAVWPFETMVVPKKHQQHIALLSEMEEMDFADAIKNITAAYDKIFNCSFPYSSGIHQAPTNSEDNEHWHWHMSFYPPLLRSATVKKFMVGYEMFGSPQRDITAEQAVKLIKSFL; this is translated from the coding sequence ATGAATGCCCAGTTACAGGACTATTCGCATAAACGATATAACATTCTAACGCAAGAATGGGTCTTGGTGTCTCCCCATAGGGCAAAGCGCCCATGGCAAGGTCAAGAAGAGGAGGTAATCAACGATGTGCTACCGAGTCATGACCCCAACTGTTATCTATGTGCGGGCAGTACAAGAGCCAATGGGATGACCAATCCCGATTATCAAGATGTTTTCATCTTCAACAACGATTTTGCGGCACTCCAGGAAAAGGCCCATTTGGGAACGGTTAGGGAGGGCCTGCTATGGGCTGAGGGCGAACGGGGCATTTGTCGTGTGGTCTGTTTTAGTCCTGACCATAACAAAAGTCTGGCACAGATGACCGTTTTCGAAATCACAAAAGTGGTAAAGGCTTGGAAAAGGGAATATAAAGAGTTGGGTAGCCGCGACTTTATCAATTACGTACAAATCTTTGAGAACAAAGGAGCAATCATGGGTTGTAGCAATCCACATCCACACGGACAAATATGGGGTCAGTCCACCCTTCCCAACGAAGTCGTCAAAAAAAACCATAGTCAAAGAATTTTTTTTGCGGAAAACCAAGAGTCCCTATTGCAGACTTACCTTGGTCAAGAACTTGAAAAGAATGAGCGCATTATTTATGAGAATGACGGCTTTGTGATTTTGGTACCCTTTTGGGCGGTATGGCCGTTTGAGACCATGGTCGTACCCAAAAAGCACCAACAGCACATCGCTCTGTTGTCGGAAATGGAAGAAATGGACTTTGCCGATGCTATAAAGAACATTACAGCGGCTTATGACAAAATTTTTAATTGCTCCTTCCCGTATTCAAGTGGTATTCATCAAGCCCCTACGAACAGTGAGGACAATGAGCATTGGCACTGGCATATGAGCTTCTACCCTCCCCTATTAAGGAGCGCAACGGTCAAAAAGTTTATGGTGGGCTATGAAATGTTTGGTTCACCACAACGGGATATTACTGCCGAACAAGCTGTGAAATTAATCAAAAGCTTTTTATAA